In the genome of Opitutales bacterium, the window TCCGCAAAGTGGCCCGGACGATTTCAGATCTTGAAGGCTCTGAAGGTATCCAAAATCAAGCCCTCCTTGAGGCAATACAATTTCGGTCCCTGGATCGTGGTTTTGTCTGAAGGAGACTGTTTGGGATCTAGTCACCTCTTCCCAGGGTTCCTAAATATGCTTCGAGTCGTCGGCGTCTTTTTCTTTGTAGCCACTTTCTTGGCGCTCGTGGTTGACCTTATTTTTCTTGAGGTAGGCATTGTAGACATCGTCTGGAGACATGCCGAGGACTTGGGCCATTGAGACGAGGAAGTGGAACAGGTCGACGACTTCGACACGGGCATTTTGCTCGTCAAACTCTTGGTATTTGGCCCACCACTTCCAGGGCACAGAATCGATGAGCTCAGCAATCTCTTGCTGCATCGCGCGGGTGTAGTTGAGGAGCCATTTGGTTTTCTCCTCCTCGCTCATGTTTTCAGTTTCGACGCCAATGCGCGCATTCAGGGCACTTTGCATCTCAAAGATGTGCTCGAGTTTATCCATGGAGAAAAGGCGTAGGGGGCCACCTTGGTTGTGCAATGCATAAAGCTATGATGTGAATAACTGCTTGCCCATGAGCAGTTTTGCTTCACGGTCTTGTCGTCCGCGATTAGGGAAAGTCATGTTTCATCGGGTAGCTAAAACCTGATTTACCCC includes:
- a CDS encoding dUTP diphosphatase, translating into MDKLEHIFEMQSALNARIGVETENMSEEEKTKWLLNYTRAMQQEIAELIDSVPWKWWAKYQEFDEQNARVEVVDLFHFLVSMAQVLGMSPDDVYNAYLKKNKVNHERQESGYKEKDADDSKHI